The Thermodesulfobacteriota bacterium genome contains a region encoding:
- a CDS encoding NAD(+)--dinitrogen-reductase ADP-D-ribosyltransferase translates to MNLCNLPPWAIAAPEFNENPQRIEIQGVRRFHRQLFERLCSLADPADRAQAFQDHMDVAFQLHQWSRETSPLGRKSLKNSYLRFLRGWMFDANSVEGAVLKGWVESRIGIPPTFHKGPIGDADSEGYGAYLVDRMRGTARTSAIQAQFDLLYEYVQEELRLRGEPAAFALFRGVHDLQEHKVLAELGRNRKRLRLNNLNSFTDDFERAFQFGTRVLEVRVPFCKVFFRADLLPGAVLKGEEEVLVIGGDFDVVVRTG, encoded by the coding sequence ATGAACCTGTGCAACCTTCCGCCGTGGGCGATCGCGGCGCCCGAGTTCAACGAGAACCCGCAGCGCATCGAGATCCAGGGCGTGCGGCGGTTCCATCGCCAGTTGTTCGAGCGGCTTTGCTCGCTGGCCGATCCGGCCGACCGCGCGCAGGCGTTCCAGGACCACATGGACGTCGCGTTCCAGCTCCACCAGTGGTCGCGGGAAACCTCCCCGCTCGGCCGGAAAAGCCTGAAGAACAGCTACCTGCGGTTTTTGCGGGGATGGATGTTCGACGCGAACTCCGTGGAGGGAGCCGTCCTCAAGGGATGGGTCGAAAGCCGGATCGGGATCCCGCCGACCTTCCACAAGGGACCGATCGGAGATGCCGACTCGGAGGGATACGGAGCGTACCTGGTCGACCGGATGCGCGGCACCGCCCGGACCAGCGCGATCCAGGCGCAGTTCGACCTCCTCTACGAATACGTGCAGGAAGAGCTTCGCCTGCGCGGAGAGCCGGCCGCCTTCGCGCTGTTCCGCGGCGTCCACGACCTGCAGGAGCACAAGGTCCTGGCGGAGCTCGGCAGGAACCGGAAGCGGCTGCGCCTGAACAACCTCAATTCCTTCACGGACGATTTCGAGCGGGCGTTCCAGTTCGGCACGCGGGTGCTGGAGGTCCGCGTCCCATTCTGCAAAGTGTTCTTTCGCGCCGACCTGCTCCCCGGCGCGGTGCTGAAGGGCGAGGAGGAAGTCCTGGTGATCGGAGGCGATTTCGATGTCGTCGTCCGGACCGGCTGA
- the draG gene encoding ADP-ribosyl-[dinitrogen reductase] hydrolase, whose product MTDRAVASFLGAAIGDALGATTEFLLPEEIRAKFGVHDRIAGGGWLKLKPGRVTDDTEMSLCLSQALLETREFDVAAVAERFAAWLRGRPTDVGATCRSGIRGYILKNRLEAPFNEWAAGNGALMRIAPAALFSLGDDALLERVAIGQAHLTHNNPLSDAACLCVGRMVHLALRGEGRSRLLREAESLVAAHPRFDFSRYRGEASAYVVHTVQTVFHFFFGTRSFEECLVGVVNRGEDADTTGAIAGMIAGAYYGTAGIPERWRRALHPPVAAEVEDAAARLIRRSPAFRESEGT is encoded by the coding sequence ATGACGGACCGCGCCGTGGCGTCGTTCCTGGGCGCGGCGATCGGCGACGCGCTGGGGGCCACGACCGAATTCCTGCTGCCCGAGGAGATCCGGGCGAAGTTCGGCGTCCACGACCGGATCGCGGGGGGCGGCTGGCTTAAGCTGAAGCCGGGCCGGGTGACGGACGACACGGAGATGTCGCTGTGCCTCTCGCAGGCATTGCTCGAAACGAGGGAGTTCGACGTCGCCGCGGTCGCGGAGCGGTTCGCCGCGTGGCTGCGGGGCCGGCCGACGGACGTGGGAGCGACCTGCCGCAGCGGGATCCGCGGCTACATCCTCAAGAATCGGCTGGAAGCGCCGTTCAACGAGTGGGCGGCGGGCAACGGCGCGCTGATGCGCATCGCTCCGGCGGCCCTGTTCTCGCTCGGCGACGACGCCCTGCTCGAGCGGGTCGCGATCGGACAGGCGCATCTGACGCACAACAACCCGCTCTCCGACGCCGCGTGCCTCTGCGTCGGCCGGATGGTGCATCTCGCCCTGCGCGGGGAAGGGCGGAGCCGCCTGCTGCGGGAGGCCGAATCGCTCGTCGCGGCGCATCCGCGGTTCGACTTCTCGCGCTACCGCGGGGAGGCGAGCGCCTACGTCGTCCACACGGTCCAGACGGTCTTCCACTTCTTCTTCGGGACGCGCTCCTTCGAGGAATGTCTCGTGGGAGTCGTGAACCGCGGGGAGGACGCGGACACCACGGGAGCGATCGCGGGCATGATCGCGGGGGCGTATTACGGAACGGCCGGGATCCCGGAGCGCTGGAGGCGGGCGCTTCACCCGCCGGTCGCCGCGGAGGTCGAGGATGCCGCCGCGAGGCTGATCCGGCGGTCGCCGGCGTTCCGCGAATCGGAGGGGACATGA